A region of Paenibacillus sp. JNUCC-31 DNA encodes the following proteins:
- a CDS encoding glycoside hydrolase family 53 protein, whose amino-acid sequence MLPAGQQASAAPSFAKGADISWVPGMEAQGYKWKDKNGVQRDIIDILKKDYQINSVRIRVFVNPSNDYGNGYMNKDRAAVLAQRAKNAGMSVMLTLHYSDSWADPGQQTKPAAWKNYTFQQLMDAVWNHTREVMTAMQSKGVTPDWVQIGNETSNGMLWEDGKASTNMKNYAWLVNTGHNAVKSISTNTKTIVHLAGGDDNALYVWNIGGLINNGANFDMIAMSLYPSASGWNTAVTNTVNNAKDLINRYGKEIIISEIGMDNNQAAAGKSFVAAMKNQIRNLPNGKGKGVFYWEPQATPGYNGGYGKGAWQSNMMPTVILEGFID is encoded by the coding sequence ATGCTGCCTGCAGGCCAGCAAGCCAGTGCAGCACCCAGCTTCGCCAAAGGAGCCGATATCAGTTGGGTTCCCGGAATGGAAGCGCAAGGTTACAAATGGAAAGACAAGAACGGTGTACAACGTGATATTATCGATATTCTGAAAAAAGATTATCAGATCAACTCGGTTCGTATTCGTGTGTTTGTTAATCCTTCGAATGATTATGGTAACGGTTACATGAATAAAGACCGTGCTGCTGTGCTGGCACAACGTGCCAAAAATGCAGGGATGAGTGTCATGCTGACACTGCACTACAGTGATTCCTGGGCTGATCCGGGTCAACAAACCAAACCTGCAGCCTGGAAAAATTATACGTTCCAGCAGCTGATGGATGCCGTATGGAATCACACGCGTGAAGTCATGACGGCCATGCAGAGCAAAGGCGTAACCCCGGATTGGGTGCAAATCGGTAACGAAACAAGCAACGGCATGTTATGGGAAGATGGCAAAGCATCCACCAACATGAAAAATTATGCATGGCTGGTGAACACAGGCCATAATGCCGTGAAGTCCATCAGCACCAACACCAAAACAATTGTTCACCTGGCCGGTGGAGACGATAACGCCCTCTACGTATGGAATATCGGTGGTCTGATCAATAATGGTGCCAACTTTGACATGATCGCCATGTCCCTCTACCCTTCCGCTTCCGGTTGGAATACGGCGGTGACCAATACGGTGAACAATGCCAAGGATCTAATTAACCGGTATGGCAAAGAGATCATCATATCCGAAATTGGCATGGACAATAACCAGGCAGCGGCTGGCAAAAGCTTTGTGGCGGCGATGAAAAACCAAATTCGCAATCTGCCGAATGGCAAAGGTAAAGGTGTATTCTACTGGGAACCTCAGGCTACACCAGGGTACAACGGTGGCTACGGCAAAGGCGCATGGCAGTCAAATATGATGCCAACAGTCATTTTGGAAGGATTTATTGACTAA
- a CDS encoding NAD(P)-dependent oxidoreductase: protein MKIGIIGATGKAGQLILKEAADRGHEVTAIVRNASKVEDKSLNVLEKDVFDLTGEDVKSFDVIVNAFGAPAGKENLHVEVGQALIHVLKDAPSTRLIVVGGAGSLFTDETKTLRLVDSPGFPDAYKATATNQGQNLQDLQASSGIQWTFLSPAGFFNPEGVRTGKYQAGHDVIMMNSEGKSYISYADYAIALVDEIENPQHKNERFTVVGEAK from the coding sequence ATGAAAATTGGAATTATTGGTGCAACAGGCAAAGCGGGACAGTTGATCTTGAAAGAAGCTGCGGACAGAGGACATGAGGTTACAGCCATTGTTCGAAATGCATCCAAGGTGGAGGATAAGAGCCTGAATGTGCTCGAGAAAGATGTATTCGATCTTACAGGCGAAGATGTCAAATCATTCGATGTTATCGTCAATGCATTCGGTGCACCAGCAGGTAAAGAAAACCTGCATGTTGAAGTGGGACAAGCCTTGATCCATGTCCTGAAGGATGCGCCGAGCACTCGTCTGATTGTTGTTGGTGGAGCAGGCAGTCTGTTCACGGACGAAACCAAAACCTTGCGCCTTGTGGATTCCCCAGGATTCCCTGATGCTTACAAAGCAACAGCGACCAACCAAGGGCAAAACCTGCAGGATCTGCAAGCTTCCTCTGGTATTCAATGGACGTTCCTGAGCCCGGCTGGTTTCTTTAATCCGGAAGGCGTACGTACTGGCAAATATCAAGCTGGCCATGACGTGATTATGATGAACAGTGAAGGCAAAAGCTACATCAGCTATGCGGACTATGCCATTGCTTTGGTGGATGAGATCGAGAACCCGCAGCATAAAAATGAACGCTTTACCGTTGTTGGCGAAGCAAAGTAA
- a CDS encoding carbohydrate binding domain-containing protein, whose amino-acid sequence MKLAGRIGAFLLTLPLIFSLQTTIAFAEISASHVYHNHMPNFWAYYDTSKYASAPVGTPIRYTYDGQVIQLKNSPPAGYSYYLPSGAPMPHDDLVSYYTHHAKTGAYLSWPWQVAGDLKNNHPAAGMQVTMSGSLLNNVDSFMYTNNINGYNNKNWGSPWKSAYDNLKTVNGERTMDLIHFSGHHSMGPLAGNEYLLKDLIYQNAVMAQPFFLGDSFKSSKGFFPTELGFSERIIPVLDKLGIEWSVIGNNHFSRTLQDYPLLNDPGKDTMVSPPNRADLQNTSDVGSWASSPMFNEKQVVYNKYPFASTPHWVRYVNPDTGTEKRVVGIPVAQAESWEEGYQGSVKADALKPFEGMVDQKQFFVIAHDGDNSSGRAGSEDTWRNAGNVTYSQQGVKGESINEYLRTNTPKTDDVVHVQDGSWIDTRDSSSDPTWYHWRLPFGIWKGQFDAFNKATGLNLEPKKNLDGVAEGMTVSFEYGYHYLERNFALEQAALNYAKTAEQIWLDSHPNYWKPTTALDREITYEGNQLNPWMMAYPVKGDPANDYKDGANPAELSWYFLLPALDSGFGYYDENVDDGVKPTLSFNQSLFFSKPYVNTQLAKDRTGPSVWWPQRYPYNPGSANVSKAEGWTLHYFDNTFGIYTYAYDANGISDIKVKVRTHRDKRADAKDNTFRVYDPADLKAKGVANIDPAKVSTWKEYPMNKRDLKPDINGVAWQPSSTDMFKRVPAQEIGDLYYTYFDEFQDQMVDYYIEVVDANGNVTRSDIQTVYVGTGKYTKDASGKMVEDANGTIKGTHPFLVVDRTPPEAPTDVKTVGVTDRGVTLEWSESSDDVGVEGYDIYRDGTQVGSSKTASYTDTGLQPETEYGYTIKAKDKANNSSAASTPLKVTTLGADTQPPTAPANVKVKGMTASSVTLEWTASSDNYGVARYDIYRNGSKVGESVKLSFTDESLTPATSYSYTVKAVDAAGNMSPDSALVTVETEEGNIVTIYYKQGYANPYIHYRPTGGAWTTSPGVKMSAAEMPGYYKMTIDAGAASGVEAVFNNGSGTWDNNGGKNYQFPLGVSTYSAGKITEGAPVVDVTAPSVPSGLAETSKAADRITLTWEASSDDVGVAGYEIFRDGTKVGTSTTPGYTDSGLKPLTTYSYTLKAYDAANNKSAASTELVVTTDAVPDSNSVTIYYKQGYTSPNIHYRPTGGTWTTPPGVVMPAAEIPGYNKITIDVGTATGLEAVFNNGSGTWDNNGGKNYQFPLGVSTYSAGAISPGAPAGAQTALEFEKRVNFLPTSNRQVTLQAIQRKSA is encoded by the coding sequence ATGAAGTTAGCAGGACGGATAGGTGCATTTCTTTTGACGTTGCCGCTCATTTTTTCTTTGCAGACTACAATTGCTTTTGCAGAAATTTCCGCTTCTCATGTATATCATAATCATATGCCGAATTTTTGGGCTTACTATGATACTTCCAAATATGCATCGGCTCCGGTAGGAACTCCAATTCGATACACGTATGATGGTCAGGTTATTCAATTGAAAAATAGTCCCCCTGCCGGATATTCTTACTATTTGCCCAGCGGGGCACCGATGCCGCATGACGATCTCGTCTCATACTATACTCATCACGCCAAAACCGGAGCTTATTTATCCTGGCCCTGGCAAGTGGCTGGCGATCTGAAGAACAATCATCCTGCCGCTGGAATGCAGGTCACGATGTCAGGCTCGCTGCTTAACAATGTAGACAGCTTTATGTACACCAATAATATAAACGGTTACAACAACAAAAACTGGGGTTCACCCTGGAAGAGTGCTTACGATAACCTCAAAACCGTCAATGGTGAACGAACGATGGACCTCATTCATTTCTCAGGTCACCATTCCATGGGGCCCCTGGCTGGAAACGAATATTTGCTCAAGGATCTTATCTATCAGAATGCTGTGATGGCTCAACCCTTTTTCTTAGGGGATTCGTTTAAATCCTCGAAAGGATTTTTTCCCACCGAGCTCGGCTTCTCGGAACGGATTATCCCAGTTCTCGACAAGCTCGGGATTGAATGGTCGGTGATTGGCAACAATCATTTTTCGCGTACACTGCAAGATTATCCTCTGTTGAACGATCCCGGAAAGGATACGATGGTATCGCCGCCAAATCGTGCCGATCTGCAGAATACCAGCGATGTGGGTTCGTGGGCATCGTCTCCGATGTTTAACGAGAAGCAGGTGGTATACAACAAATATCCTTTTGCCTCCACACCGCACTGGGTTCGATACGTCAATCCTGACACGGGTACAGAGAAACGTGTCGTTGGAATTCCAGTCGCTCAGGCTGAATCATGGGAGGAAGGTTATCAGGGCTCGGTCAAAGCCGATGCACTTAAGCCGTTCGAAGGCATGGTGGATCAGAAGCAGTTTTTTGTCATTGCACATGACGGAGATAACTCCTCTGGTCGCGCTGGTTCGGAGGATACGTGGCGTAATGCAGGTAATGTGACTTATTCCCAGCAGGGAGTAAAAGGGGAAAGCATCAACGAATATTTGCGTACGAATACCCCGAAAACTGATGACGTTGTACACGTGCAAGACGGATCGTGGATCGATACACGCGACTCGTCGTCCGATCCGACGTGGTATCATTGGCGTCTGCCTTTTGGGATCTGGAAAGGCCAGTTTGATGCATTTAACAAGGCAACCGGTCTTAATCTGGAGCCGAAAAAAAATCTGGACGGCGTCGCGGAAGGCATGACGGTATCGTTCGAGTATGGATATCATTATCTGGAGCGCAATTTTGCGCTAGAGCAGGCTGCACTCAATTATGCAAAGACGGCTGAGCAGATCTGGCTGGACAGCCATCCGAATTACTGGAAGCCGACAACAGCGCTTGATCGTGAGATTACGTATGAAGGCAATCAGCTTAATCCATGGATGATGGCTTACCCGGTAAAAGGGGACCCGGCGAACGATTATAAGGACGGAGCCAATCCTGCTGAACTTAGTTGGTACTTTTTACTGCCAGCGCTGGACTCCGGATTTGGTTATTACGATGAAAACGTGGATGATGGCGTGAAGCCGACACTGTCGTTCAATCAATCTTTATTCTTTTCCAAGCCCTATGTAAACACCCAACTGGCAAAGGATCGTACGGGCCCATCGGTCTGGTGGCCTCAGCGTTATCCGTATAATCCCGGCAGTGCCAACGTCAGCAAGGCAGAAGGATGGACGCTCCATTATTTTGACAATACCTTTGGCATTTACACCTATGCCTATGATGCAAACGGAATTAGTGATATCAAAGTGAAGGTGCGTACGCATCGTGACAAACGGGCTGATGCCAAGGACAACACGTTCCGAGTGTATGATCCAGCAGATCTCAAGGCGAAGGGCGTGGCTAATATTGACCCAGCCAAGGTCAGCACCTGGAAGGAATACCCGATGAACAAGCGCGATTTGAAGCCGGATATCAATGGTGTCGCCTGGCAGCCAAGCAGCACGGATATGTTCAAACGGGTACCAGCTCAGGAAATTGGTGACCTGTATTATACGTATTTTGACGAATTCCAGGATCAAATGGTCGATTATTATATTGAAGTGGTTGATGCCAATGGCAATGTTACCCGGAGTGACATTCAGACCGTCTATGTAGGTACAGGCAAATATACCAAAGATGCATCCGGAAAAATGGTGGAGGACGCCAATGGCACCATCAAAGGTACACATCCGTTCCTAGTCGTAGACCGTACACCACCAGAAGCACCGACGGATGTGAAGACAGTGGGGGTCACGGACCGGGGTGTTACATTGGAATGGAGCGAATCATCTGATGACGTTGGGGTGGAAGGTTATGACATTTACCGCGATGGTACCCAGGTGGGGAGTTCCAAGACAGCAAGTTATACGGACACCGGGCTCCAACCAGAAACCGAGTATGGGTATACGATCAAGGCAAAGGACAAGGCGAATAATAGTTCTGCCGCGAGCACCCCTTTGAAGGTGACGACGCTGGGGGCAGATACACAACCGCCAACGGCACCTGCAAATGTGAAAGTCAAGGGAATGACTGCTTCGTCCGTGACACTTGAATGGACAGCCAGCAGCGACAATTACGGCGTGGCACGATATGACATTTACCGGAATGGCAGCAAGGTAGGAGAAAGTGTGAAGCTATCGTTCACGGATGAATCTCTCACTCCTGCCACCAGCTACAGCTATACGGTGAAGGCGGTGGACGCTGCGGGCAACATGTCTCCAGACAGTGCACTCGTGACGGTAGAGACGGAAGAGGGGAACATCGTTACGATTTATTACAAGCAGGGATATGCGAATCCATATATTCATTATCGCCCGACAGGCGGGGCATGGACGACTTCTCCCGGTGTGAAGATGTCTGCGGCGGAAATGCCGGGTTACTACAAAATGACGATTGATGCAGGTGCGGCTTCCGGTGTGGAAGCGGTATTTAATAATGGCAGTGGTACATGGGATAACAACGGTGGAAAAAATTATCAGTTTCCTCTGGGCGTCAGTACGTACAGCGCAGGAAAAATCACCGAAGGTGCCCCCGTAGTGGATGTAACCGCACCAAGTGTGCCATCCGGATTAGCGGAAACATCCAAAGCGGCGGACCGTATCACGCTGACATGGGAAGCTTCATCCGATGATGTTGGTGTGGCCGGATATGAAATTTTCCGTGACGGAACGAAGGTAGGTACAAGTACAACGCCTGGTTACACGGACAGCGGCCTGAAGCCTTTAACCACTTACAGCTATACGCTCAAAGCCTATGATGCAGCGAACAACAAATCTGCCGCCAGTACCGAACTTGTGGTAACGACGGACGCTGTCCCGGACAGCAACAGTGTGACCATCTATTACAAGCAGGGATATACAAGTCCGAATATTCATTACCGTCCGACGGGCGGAACGTGGACGACACCTCCTGGCGTGGTGATGCCAGCGGCAGAAATACCGGGTTACAACAAGATCACCATTGATGTAGGTACGGCAACCGGTCTGGAGGCGGTATTTAACAACGGCAGCGGTACGTGGGACAACAACGGCGGGAAAAACTATCAGTTCCCGCTGGGGGTTAGCACGTACAGTGCGGGAGCCATTTCACCAGGTGCCCCCGCCGGAGCGCAGACCGCTTTGGAATTCGAGAAGCGTGTGAATTTTCTCCCGACTTCCAATAGGCAAGTTACTTTACAGGCAATACAGCGAAAGAGCGCGTGA
- a CDS encoding phBC6A51 family helix-turn-helix protein, giving the protein MNKQRSVLEARLTPQQRKAAQMLVSNDWGELISEDGRKKSMQELAEEIGIARSTLYEWKAQEPFIDYVNYLTDNNLRGMQSEVNIALMKAIRGGNNGLPSVKALDLYMRRFALLSDRTIVEDRRDEITNNRKTDEEIRRDIADLNDLVG; this is encoded by the coding sequence ATGAATAAACAACGTAGTGTATTAGAGGCACGCTTGACCCCGCAACAACGTAAGGCTGCGCAAATGCTGGTATCTAATGATTGGGGTGAGCTCATTTCCGAAGATGGCCGCAAGAAGAGTATGCAAGAGTTAGCGGAAGAGATCGGCATCGCGCGTTCAACTCTTTACGAATGGAAAGCACAAGAACCGTTTATTGATTACGTTAATTATCTTACGGACAATAATCTGCGTGGGATGCAATCGGAGGTAAACATTGCTCTAATGAAAGCGATTCGCGGCGGTAACAACGGTCTTCCGAGCGTGAAAGCTCTCGATTTATACATGCGTAGATTTGCGCTACTGTCCGATCGTACAATCGTAGAGGATAGACGCGATGAGATTACAAACAATCGTAAGACAGACGAGGAAATCCGCAGAGATATCGCGGACCTGAACGATCTAGTCGGCTGA
- a CDS encoding DUF2577 family protein codes for MQLLEGGGVSKLRDIIRQLGYNKDVDIEVGTVIAYPDIRVKLDEANFDLDTEDCEICEHLREHEREVSINGQDTTITFKDALKVGDRVAVVMFSAGQRYLILDRI; via the coding sequence ATGCAGTTATTAGAAGGCGGCGGCGTGAGTAAATTGCGTGATATCATCCGTCAGCTCGGCTATAACAAAGACGTCGATATCGAGGTAGGTACGGTCATAGCGTATCCGGATATTCGCGTTAAGCTGGACGAAGCTAACTTCGACTTAGATACCGAAGATTGCGAAATATGCGAACACCTCCGCGAACATGAGCGTGAGGTTAGTATTAACGGACAGGATACGACGATTACGTTTAAGGATGCGTTAAAGGTTGGGGATCGAGTTGCCGTCGTTATGTTTAGCGCAGGGCAACGGTATCTGATACTTGACCGGATATGA